One part of the Raphanus sativus cultivar WK10039 chromosome 7, ASM80110v3, whole genome shotgun sequence genome encodes these proteins:
- the LOC108838786 gene encoding inactive protein RESTRICTED TEV MOVEMENT 2: protein MAARQQPRGTSLEVQYKDFVPKSEWKDQPEATLFTIDLPGFTKEQIKVMYVHASKMIRVSGERPLAGQRWSRFNKVFTVPQNCLVNKIHGTFNNNALTITMPKETITKMPNLPEASITVAEKVEKLEEKKVLEEGIRKEKQAEAEKKKKLLEEKEGILRKLQEEAKAKEMIEERKLQEAVIAKEKAAARRFQEEVIEKEKAEARRLQEEAKAKEIAEARKLQEAVIAKERAEARRLQETAIAKERAEARRLQEEVKAKEMAEARKLQEGALAKEKVDAIKLQEETKAKEKLEVRKLPELDYTNPGPGSGTRPVSGKASEAVKSAEEKLSYLMVKEKLTGKGIMDKIRGREITSEEKKLMVNVGVSALVIFALGANVSCSFCSSS from the exons ATGGCAGCAAGACAGCAACCGAGAGGAACAAGCTTAGAGGTTCAGTATAAGGATTTTGTCCCCAAATCTGAATGGAAAGATCAACCTGAAGCCACTCTTTTCACAATTGATCTTCCAG gttttACAAAGGAGCAAATAAAGGTAATGTATGTGCATGCCTCGAAGATGATAAGAGTCAGCGGAGAACGTCCCCTGGCTGGTCAGAGATGGAGCCGTTTCAACAAAGTGTTCACTGTTCCGCAGAATTGTCTAGTAAATAAGATCCATGGGACCTTTAATAACAATGCCCTCACCATCACCATGCCTAAGGAGACAATTACAAAGATGCCTAATCTTCCAGAAGCTTCTATAACTGTGGCTGAGAAGGTGGAGAAGCTAGAGGAAAAGAAGGTTCTGGAAGAAGGTATAAGGAAAGAAAAGCAAGCAGAggctgagaagaagaaaaagcttctggaagagaaagagggaatACTTAGGAAGCTGCAAGAAGAAGCTAAAGCAAAAGAGATGATTGAGGAAAGGAAGCTTCAAGAAGCAGTTATAGCAAAAGAGAAGGCCGCGGCAAGAAGGTTTCAAGAAGAAGTTATAGAAAAAGAGAAAGCCGAGGCAAGGAGGCTGCAAGAAGAAGCTAAAGCAAAAGAGATAGCTGAGGCCAGGAAGCTTCAAGAAGCAGTTATAGCAAAAGAGAGAGCTGAGGCAAGGAGGCTTCAAGAAACAGCTATAGCAAAGGAGAGGGCTGAGGCAAGGAGGCTGCAAGAAGAAGTTAAAGCAAAAGAGATGGCTGAGGCGAGGAAACTTCAAGAAGGAGCTTTAGCAAAGGAGAAGGTCGATGCAATAAAACTTCAGGAAGAAACTAAAGCAAAAGAAAAGCTTGAGGTGAGGAAGCTTCCAGAATTGGACTATACAAATCCCGGTCCTGGTTCGGGGACTAGACCTGTATCTGGAAAAGCAAGCGAGGCCGTGAAATCAGCAGAAGAAAAACTAAGTTACTTGATGGTGAAAGAAAAGCTAACAGGAAAAGGGATAATGGATAAAATAAGAGGAAGGGAAATAACAAGTGAAGAGAAGAAGTTGATGGTGAATGTAGGAGTGTCTGCTCTTGTTATATTTGCCCTAGGAGCTAACGTTTCTTGTAGCTTTTGCTCATCATCTTGA
- the LOC108817687 gene encoding uncharacterized protein LOC108817687, with the protein MASSFWNIAYQQAMRSGVLVAKVYSFLHVTTNYLAFPAYAFGPSMIPTLHPSGNVVLTERISNMSRGDVVVFRSPQDPNKLPIKRVIGLEGDCVSFVVDSDESRRTIVVPKGHVWVQGDYTQNSKDSRIFGPLPYGLIQGRVLWRVWPFQDFGPIGPTTT; encoded by the exons ATGGCGTCTTCGTTCTGGAACATAGCATATCAACAAGCCATGAGAAGCGGTGTGCTTGTCGCGAAAGTATACTCCTTTCTCCATGTGACCACGAACTATCTCGCCTTCCCTGCTTAT GCTTTTGGTCCGAGCATGATCCCCACGCTTCATCCTTCCGGGAATGTCGTACTGACCGAACGAATCTCCAATATGAGTCGTGGAGATGTCGTTGTTTTCCGATCTCCACAAGACCCTAATAAGCTTCCCATCAAGAGAGTGATTGGACTTGAGGGTGATTGTGTAAGCTTTGTCGTTGATTCCGATGAATCAAGAAGAACCATCGTG gtTCCTAAAGGGCATGTGTGGGTGCAAGGTGACTATACTCAGAACTCGAAAGACTCGAGAATCTTTGGTCCTTTACCTTATGGTCTTATTCAAGGCAGAGTGCTTTGGAGG GTTTGGCCATTTCAAGATTTTGGACCGATTGGACCGACCACAACTTAA
- the LOC108817883 gene encoding calcium-dependent protein kinase 1, whose protein sequence is MGNTCVGPSRNGGFLQSVSAAMWRPRDGDDSVSQSNGGDTASEAVSGELRSPSSSSSDQVVLNKPPEQITMPKPPVETNNIETKAKSVVEIQPESPKPETMPEIKVETKAETTQAKPKKPKHMKRVTSAGLRTESVLQRKTENFKEFYSLGRKLGQGQFGTTFLCVEKSTGKEFACKSIAKRKLLADEDVEDVRREIQIMHHLAGHPNVISIKGAYEDVVAVHLVMECCAGGELFDRIIQRGHYTERKAAELTRTIVGVVEACHSLGVMHRDLKPENFLFVSKHEDSLLKTIDFGLSMFFKPDDVFTDVVGSPYYVAPEVLRKQYGPEADVWSAGVIVYILLSGVPPFWAESEQGIFEQVLHGDLDFSSDPWPSISESAKDLVRKMLVRDPKKRLTAHQVLCHPWVQVDGVAPDKPLDSAVLSRMKQFSAMNKFKKMALRVIAESLSEEEIAGLKEMFNMIDADQSGQITFEELKAGLKRVGANLKESEILDLMQAADVDNSGTIDYKEFIAATLHLNKIEREDHLFAAFTYFDKDGSGYITPDELQQACEEFGVEDFRIEEMMRDVDQDNDGRIDYNEFVAMMQKGSITGGPVKMGLEKSFSIALKL, encoded by the exons ATGGGTAATACTTGTGTTGGACCAAGCAGAAATGGTGGTTTCCTGCAATCCGTCTCCGCTGCAATGTGGCGGCCACGAGATGGAGACGACTCTGTTTCTCAGAGCAATGGTGGCGATACTGCAAGTGAAGCTGTTTCAGGAGAGCTTCGttctccatcatcatcatcatctgatcAAGTAGTCCTGAATAAACCTCCTGAACAGATCACAATGCCAAAGCCGCCAGTGGAGACCAACAACATCGAGACAAAGGCCAAATCCGTTGTAGAGATTCAGCCTGAGAGTCCAAAACCAGAGACCATGCCGGAGATTAAGGTGGAGACAAAAGCTGAGACTACTCAAGCCAAGCCTAAGAAGCCTAAGCACATGAAGAGAGTGACCAGTGCAGGCCTCAGGACTGAGTCAGTGTTACAGAGGAAAACTGAAAACTTCAAGGAGTTTTATTCCTTGGGAAGGAAACTCGGACAAGGGCAGTTCGGGACGACTTTTCTATGCGTGGAGAAGTCCACGGGGAAGGAGTTTGCCTGCAAGTCCATTGCTAAGAGGAAGCTATTGGCCGATGAGGACGTGGAAGACGTGAGAAGAGAGATTCAGATAATGCATCACTTGGCTGGTCACCCTAATGTCATATCCATCAAAGGAGCTTATGAGGATGTTGTGGCGGTGCACCTTGTGATGGAGTGTTGTGCAGGTGGAGAGCTTTTCGACAGGATAATTCAGCGGGGTCACTACACGGAGAGGAAAGCCGCTGAGCTCACTAGAACAATAGTTGGGGTGGTGGAGGCTTGTCACTCTCTTGGTGTCATGCATCGTGACCTCAAGCCTGAGAACTTTCTGTTTGTGAGTAAACACGAAGATTCCCTCTTGAAGACGATTGATTTTGGACTCTCTATGTTCTTTAAACCAG ACGATGTTTTTACGGATGTTGTTGGTAGTCCATATTATGTAGCTCCTGAAGTTCTTAGAAAGCAGTATGGTCCTGAAGCTGATGTGTGGAGTGCTGGTGTGATTGTCTACATTTTGTTAAGTGGAGTTCCTCCTTTCTGGGCTG AGTCAGAACAAGGTATTTTCGAGCAGGTCCTCCACGGTGATCTTGACTTTTCATCTGATCCTTGGCCGAGCATATCTGAAAGTGCCAAAGACTTGGTGAGGAAAATGCTTGTTCGGGATCCCAAGAAGAGACTAACTGCTCACCAAGTATTAT GTCATCCATGGGTACAAGTGGACGGTGTGGCTCCTGACAAACCTCTGGATTCTGCTGTTCTGAGCCGTATGAAGCAATTCTCTGCAATGAACAAGTTCAAGAAAATGGCTCTTAGA GTCATTGCTGAGAGCTTATCTGAAGAAGAAATAGCCGGCTTGAAAGAAATGTTTAACATGATAGACGCCGACCAAAGCGGTCAGATAACTTTCGAAGAACTCAAGGCAGGACTAAAACGTGTTGGGGCTAATCTCAAAGAGTCAGAGATTCTCGACTTGATGCAAGCT GCTGATGTGGACAACAGCGGAACAATAGATTACAAAGAGTTCATAGCGGCAACACTGCATCTAAACAAAATCGAGAGAGAGGACCATCTGTTTGCAGCCTTTACATACTTTGACAAAGATGGGAGCGGTTATATAACACCGGACGAGCTTCAACAAGCTTGTGAGGAGTTTGGTGTTGAGGATTTCCGCATAGAGGAAATGATGCGTGATGTTGATCAAGACAAC GACGGGAGAATAGACTATAACGAGTTTGTGGCGATGATGCAAAAGGGAAGCATCACAGGAGGTCCAGTGAAGATGGGACTAGAGAAAAGCTTTAGCATTGCTCTTAAACTCTAG
- the LOC108817684 gene encoding uncharacterized protein LOC108817684 produces MIKVSVRILLLLWMCCCVWVCNGQGEYVLYKDPNQKVSDRVADLLGRMTLEEKIGQMVQIDKSVANVNVMRDYFIGSVLSGGGSSPLPEATAQNWVDMINEYQKGALASRLGIPMIYGIDAVHGHNNVYNATIFPHNVGLGATRDRDLVKRIGAATAVEVRATGIPYTFAPCIAVCRDPRWGRCYESYSEDHRVVEDMTDVILGLQGEPPSNFKRGVPFVGGRDKVAACAKHYVGDGGTTRGVNENNTVTDLHGLLSIHMPAYADAIYKGVSTVMVSYSSWNGEKMHANTELITGYLKGTLRFKGFVISDWQGVDKISSPPHSNYTASVGAAIQAGIDMVMVPFNFNEFINDLMSLVKSKVIPITRIDDAVSRILLVKFTIGLFENPLADYSFSNELGSQAHRDLAREAVRKSLVLLKNGDKTNPMLPLPRKASKILVAGTHADNLGYQCGGWTITWQGLSGNKNTRGTTILGAVKSAVDQSTEVVFQENPGAEFIKSNNFSYAIIAVGEPPYAETAGDNEKLTMMDPGPAIVTSTCQAVKCVVVVVSGRPLVMEPYVASIEALVAAWLPGTEGQGITDALFGDHGFSGKLPVTWFRNTEQLPMGYGDSNYDPLFAYGSGLETESVASIVARSTSASAASTKPCLLVTILCLFRFPSLSRVFRR; encoded by the exons ATGATCAAAGTTTCCGTaaggattcttcttcttctatggATGTGTTGTTGTGTGTGGGTTTGTAATGGGCAGGGAGAGTATGTGCTGTACAAGGACCCCAATCAGAAGGTGTCAGATCGAGTTGCTGATTTGTTGGGTAGAATGACTCTGGAAGAGAAGATTGGTCAGATGGTTCAGATTGACAAAAGTGTTGCCAACGTTAACGTTATGAGAGATTACTTCATCG GCAGTGTATTGAGTGGTGGTGGGAGTTCTCCACTCCCTGAAGCAACTGCTCAGAATTGGGTTGATATGATAAATGAGTATCAGAAGGGAGCTCTTGCTAGTCGTTTGGGCATTCCTATGATATATGGCATTGATGCCGTTCACGGCCATAACAATGTCTACAACGCTACCATCTTCCCTCACAATGTTGGTCTTGGAGCCACCAG GGATCGTGACCTGGTTAAGAGGATTGGAGCAGCAACTGCAGTCGAAGTCAGAGCCACTGGGATTCCATACACCTTTGCTCCTTGCATTGCA GTCTGTAGAGATCCTAGATGGGGTAGGTGCTATGAGAGCTACAGCGAGGATCATAGAGTAGTGGAAGACATGACGGATGTCATACTTGGTTTACAAGGAGAGCCTCCTTCCAACTTTAAGCGCGGAGTTCCATTCGTTGGTGGAAG GGATAAAGTGGCAGCGTGTGCCAAGCATTATGTGGGAGATGGTGGGACAACCAGAGGAGTAAACGAGAACAACACAGTGACTGATCTACACGGTCTTCTTAGCATTCACATGCCTGCTTACGCTGATGCAATTTACAAAGGCGTTTCCACAGTGATGGTTTCGTATTCGAGCTGGAACGGTGAGAAGATGCATGCAAACACTGAGCTCATTACAGGGTATCTCAAGGGTACCCTTAGGTTTAAG GGATTTGTTATTTCTGATTGGCAAGGCGTTGATAAGATATCATCACCACCGCATTCGAACTACACAGCTTCTGTCGGAGCTGCAATTCAGGCTGGCATTGACATG GTCATGGTCCCTTTCAACTTCAACGAATTCATCAATGATCTAATGTCCTTGGTGAAGAGCAAAGTGATTCCTATCACAAGGATTGATGATGCTGTCAGCAGAATCCTGCTTGTCAAGTTCACCATTGGTCTTTTTGAAAACCCTTTGGCTGATTACAGCTTTTCCAATGAACTAGGAAGCCAG GCACATAGAGACTTGGCAAGGGAGGCTGTTAGAAAATCCCTTGTGCTGCTGAAAAACGGAGACAAAACCAATCCTATGCTCCCACTTCCAAGGAAGGCTTCAAAGATCCTAGTCGCTGGTACTCATGCTGATAATTTAGGTTATCAGTGTGGTGGTTGGACCATTACTTGGCAAGGATTGAGcggcaacaagaacacaaggg GAACTACAATTCTTGGAGCTGTAAAATCAGCTGTTGATCAAAGCACTGAAGTTGTCTTCCAAGAGAATCCAGGTGCTGAGTTCATCAAGTCTAACAACTTTTCTTACGCGATCATTGCCGTTGGCGAACCTCCGTATGCGGAGACAGCTGGAGATAACGAGAAGCTGACTATGATGGATCCTGGTCCAGCCATCGTTACTTCCACTTGCCAGGCTGTGAAATGTGTGGTTGTGGTCGTCTCAGGCAGACCGCTTGTGATGGAACCTTACGTTGCTTCCATCGAGGCGTTGGTTGCAGCTTGGCTACCGGGAACGGAAGGACAAGGCATCACTGATGCTCTCTTTGGGGACCATGGCTTCAGTGGGAAGCTTCCTGTTACATGGTTCAGGAACACGGAGCAGTTGCCTATGGGGTATGGAGATTCAAATTATGACCCGCTCTTTGCTTACGGGTCTGGTCTTGAAACGGAGTCTGTTGCGAGCATTGTAGCtag GTCAACCTCAGCTTCTGCTGCTAGCACAAAGCCATGCTTATTAGTCACAATCCTTTGTCTGTTTCGCTTCCCAAG CTTAAGCCGAGTTTTTAGAAGATGA